TGTCAGGGTAACCACGCCCTTGAGGACAGCTTCCTGAATGGGATCGGCCATCTGGCAAATGCCGGCGACTTTAGCGGCCATGGACGGGTTCATCGGCAAACCGAGTTTTCTGCAAACCTCTCCAAACCTGCGTTCGTCCTGAATATGATGTCGCAAGAGACGCAGCGCGCGTGACGACTCGACGAGATTGAGCGGACGCTGGCCGGTATTGTCGGCAACAGCTATTTCCGCCAGGCGCCCGGGCGGCGTATCGGCATGCATGCACCGGGCGGCGATGCGCTGCATCTTCAGGAGGCGGCAGGCCTCCACACGTCTGAATCCGGCTACGACGATGTATCGCTCCCTGCCACTCGGGGCGATAAGGGGCGCGTTCAAAAGCCCCGTGACACCAATGGAGGCGGCAAGGGGCTCGATTTTTCGTGCGGTGGTAATGCGGTAAGTGCTGTCGCGGACATCGATACAGGCGAGATCGGCGTCGATCGTTTTCCAGTCCATGCTTTTATCTGCCTGTCAGCTGGGTCAACGCTTCTCGATATTTTTTAATGGTGTTATCGATGACATTATCAGGCAGTGAAGGCGCCGGCGGATTCCTGTCCCATTCGATGGAAAGCAGGTAGTCTCGCAGGTACTGTTTGTCATAGCTTTTCTGAGGGCCGCCCGGAGCGTATTCATCCTTGGGCCAGAACCTGGATGAATCCGGCGTGAGCACCTCGTCGATGAGAATCAGTTCGCCGTCTATCAGGCCGAATTCAAACTTCGTGTCCGCAATGATAATACCCTTTTCGTCGGCCATTGCCGCGCCCTTTTTGTAGATGTCGATGCTGAGTCTTTTGACGCGCTCGGCCATGTCTCCGCCTACCAGTTCGGCAGCGGCCGCAAAATCGATATTGATGTCATGCTGGCCCAGCTCCTCCTTGGTGGACGGCGTGAATATCGGCTCCGGAAGCCTGTCCGATTCAGTCAGGCCTTCGGGAAGCTTTATGCCGCAGATGTCTCCGTTTTCCCGGTAGGATTTCCAGCCGGATCCGCTGATGTATCCACGAACGACACACTCGATGGGCAGCGGTTCGGCCTTGCGGACGATCATGCTCCTTTCAAACAGATCCTCGGCATAGGGCCGGCACTCAGCAGGGTACGCTTCGACGTCACTGGAGACGAGATGGTTGTCGATCAGGGGCCGCATGGCTTCGAACCAGAACAGGGATATCTGGGTCAGCACCTTGCCTTTTCCGGGCACGGGATTCGGCATGATGACATCAAAAGCCGAAATCCTGTCCGACATGACCATCAACAGGGTGTCTCCGAGATCGTACATATCTCTCACTTTGCCTCTTTTCACTAACTTCAAGTCCGGGAAATCCGTTTCCATTAAAGCAGGTTCCATTGCTACCTCTTTTTTGTTCATGCTTGCCCGATTGGCGCAGGGGGTATCGACCGTGTTCACGATAAAGCTGGTTTATTTTTCAAAATCCTCGATAAATTTCTGCAGGGCCTCCAATTCGGCAGTCTGAATTTCTAAAAATTCAATACCTGTTTCATAGCTGCCTTCCTCGTTCCGTTTCGAGTATACGGTCGTGCCTTTAAGGTCGACAAGTTCCTCTTCCATGCCGATGGTAAGGGAAACGACGGTCTTGGGATCGAGGGGAGCGTGGGTTTCCAGCAGAATGCCGGATTCGGACACGTTCAACGTTCTGCCCATGCCCTGGGCAAACGCTTCACCTTCCTCGTCAAGGCAGACATAATTCAACAGGTTTGTCGAATCTATGCGTTTGTACTTTCTGTTCTCTTCCATTTGCATGGCCCTTTCGCCTTCCAAAGAAATGTTTGCCGAAAAAGATGTTGACGTCCACCCTCGATTGAGCGGACCCGTTGTCAGCCCTTGGACTGCATCCTTTGAGCGACACCCGTTGTTACCGATATGCACGTGGCCACATTCTCGATAATGTTCTTGAATGTGCTTGAAATACTTTCGTATTCCGCCTGGCATTCGTCCGCATCGACGGACACCACCTTGAGATCCTTGGAAGCCAGAACGGCCGCCTTTCCCGGTTCATGTCCCATATCGATAAAGGGGAAAGCGCCGAAATAATCGTCCCGGCCGAGGCTGACAAGCGGCAGGTAACGGTCATTGTCCTGCTGAACGATGTTGACAATTCCCCGCTGTATCCGGAACAACCTGTTTTCCACATCGCCCTGGCGCATGACCTTTTGCCTGTCTTTGATAAACGCCTCTATGTCGATGCCCTTGTTGTGGTACGCCACCACCCGGTTGGTAACCTGCTTCAAACGTTTGTCCAGGCTCATAATGATCGCACGAAATTCGGGCGACATCCTGGCGTATTCCTGGGACAAACGCTGGGAATCGAGAACACCCAGCTGGACGTTTCCCACGGATCGTGCCGAGGCATTGCGCGCATGATCTTTGACCAGGAAGGAGGACAAACTGCCCACGAAGGAACCGTTGCTGACCCGGATAATGCTCAGCGGTCCTTTGGGGGTCTCTTTGATGATTTCTATGACACCCTCGAGGATGACCCAGATCCAGTTGCCGTGTTTGCCCTCCTCGATGATGGTCTCTCCATCGTAGAAACCTTCCTCGTCGACCACGTACGTGTAATCGACCATGGGGCCACTGATCCTGGGCAAGCCGCTGTCGTCAATGATTTCCCCCTGGCTGTCCCCCCTGGAGGTTTCCTGTCCCAGTCGCACGATGTCGCCGTCGTCAAGCATTTTAAGGCTGTCGAGAATGATCCCCATGCGGCTGCGGTTGATCGCCTTTTCTACGGAAATGCGTTCTTCGCTGAACTCGAATTCTCCTTCCGTCCAGCCGAACAGCGAGTAGAGACCGTCAAGTCCGGCCAGCACACCGGCGGACGCATTGATGGGGTTGCCTTTTTCAATATAAACGACTCCCGGTTCCGGTGAATACGGGCTGTGGATCCTGAGGATACCGGAACTGCCGTTGCTGCCCAGCAGCTGCATGATATCACCAAGATTGAGAAATTTGAGATTGCCTTTGAGAACGGTGGTGTTTTCCATGGAAAATTATTGGGCCCATTTCAATTCTTTTTGAAGTGATTTCAGCGTAAGTTTCATACACTCTTTGAGGGCTACGCCCACACCGTCGCCTTTCAAGGCGCTGCCGGGAAATGAAGGAACCTTCAGCTGCCTGTTGAGGTCAAGATCCATCTTTTCGACAGGCATGATCGGTATTCCCTGGTCACCCAGGTCGCGTTTATTGTACTGCAGGACCAGCGGCACCTTGAATATGTTCAGCCCGTATTCCTTCAGATTTCCCTGCAGGTCCTTCAGGGAAATCATATTTTTTTCACGCCGCACTTCCAGGGAATCCGCCACAAAAACAACGCCGTCGACGCCTCTGAGCACCAGTTTTCGCGTCGAGCTGTATTGCACCTGCCCGGGAACGGTGTAGAGTTGGACCTTGATTTCACACCCTTTGATTTTGCCAAGCCCCATGGGCAGGAAGTCGAAGAAAAGGGTCCGGTCGCCCTCGGTGTTGATGGACACCATTTCACCGGTGACCTGTTTTCTGAATGTTTTGAATATATACTCAAGATTGGTGGTCTTTCCACCGCGGCCCGGACCGTAGTAGACAATCTTGCACTCTATCTCGCGTTTTTTCAAATTGAATATAGCCATTCAGCCTGACCCCGCTTGAAAAATTTTATTAATCTCTGGAACCCGTCGCTTTCGGAGCCGTTGTCTTTGCCCGGAAAAAACGCCGGATGAGCAATGACCTGTCCCTCCGATCAGGTATTTGTAATCTTAATGTCAAGGCAGAAATCTCCCTGCTTCGGACCCGACTTTATCTCCGACTTGGCGACCACGACCCCCGAACCGTTGAAAATGGCAATGGGAGAATAAAACTGCAACTCTTCGAATTTGCTGTTAACCTTCAAATCCTCGATCAACTGGCCGTCCTTTTTTGAGATAATGAAACTGAGCAGGTTGCCCGACTGGAAATTGACATCGAATTCGATGACCTTCCCCTTGCCCGGTCCGCTTTCGAAGAGAATGCCGATGGAACTGATGTCGATAAATTCCTCCGGCTCCGTCTCGGTGACGGTTTCGGCAGGCTGACTGACAACGGTCAGCGTTCTTTTCAACCCCTTTTTTTCCATCAACTGCTCGAGGAATGTGCGCAGCTTTTCCAACTCTTCCGGCGTAAAGCCATCCCCACGCGCCCATTCTTCGTATGTATCGGCGGCGGCATCTTCCGAAGAACGGGCGATATGGCACCGCAGGATATTTTTTGCAGCCTCAAGGCGCTGGGGCGCATTGGACAACAGCTTGTTGAGTTCAATCAGTGCGCGTTCAAACTGTCCGAATTTCGCCAGGGCCAGAGCGCCTTCCAGTTCGGCTTCCCCTTCGCTGTCCTCTTTTGAAAAAGCAAAAAGTTTTTGGATCAAGTCCTGGGCCTTGGCGGAGAGTTCCGGTGAGGAAGGACCCCTTTCGACTTTTTGTGTATCCGCTTCCAGCAGGTTGATCTTTCTCATGATCCCCGCCAGAATTTTATCTCTGTTCTTTATTTTCGGGTTGTTGCGAATCAGGCTCGATGCTTCGTCGTATTTCATCCTGGCTTCGCTCAGCAGGCCTTGGCCCTGGTACAGTTCGGCTTCCTGCAGAAGTCGCTTGATGTTTTCCTTGTCACCCATCGTCTTCCCCGGAAATGCTATTCAGATAATGAATTGGTTATAGCAGGCTTTCTACCCATAAACTATTCCTCTATCGTGTTTTCATATAAAAAGTCAATATTTGTTGACACCAAAACACATTATGTTACTACTCAGCGAGGATTTAACCTCGACCGGCGCCCATACGGCGCATAGACAAACAAGCAATTAAGGAGATTGGCATGGATAAAAAAGTTTCCGTTGTTGGTGCTGGAAATGTGGGAGCGACTGTCGCCCAACGGCTGGCTGAAAAAGAACTGTGCGATGTTGTTCTGGTGGATATCGTCGAAGGTGTTCCCCAGGGAAAGGCGCTGGACCTTACCGAGGCTGCTCCCGTGGAGAAGCATGACGCCAAGTTGACCGGCACCAATGGGTACGACGAAACCGCCGGTTCCGATATCGTCATCATTACCGCCGGCATACCGAGAAAACCGGGAATGAGCAGAGACGACCTGATCAGTACCAACGCCGGCATTATGAAATCCGTCACCAAAGAAATTGCCGCCCGTTCACCGGAAGCCGTTCTCATTGTCGTCAGCAACCCCCTGGATGCCATGTGCCACGTGGCTTATGAAGCCAGCGGGTTCCCCAAGAACAGGGTGATCGGCATGGCCGGTGTACTGGATTCCGCCCGTTTCAGAGCGTTTATCGCCATGGAACTGAATGTGTCGGTCGAAAATACGCATGCCTTCGTTCTGGGCGGACATGGCGACACCATGGTGCCCCTGCCGCGTTACTCGACGGTCGCCGGCATCCCCATCACGGAACTGATGCCGGAAGAGCGAATCAAAGCCCTGGTGGAGAGAACCGCCAACGGGGGGGCCGAAATCGTCGGCCTGCTTAAGACAGGCAGCGCCTATTACGCGCCGGCATCCGCCGCGGTCGAAATGGCGGAATCCATTCTGAAAGACAAGAAGAAAATTCTTCCCTGTGCCGCCTATCTTGACGGCCAATACGGCTTCAAGGACCTTTTTATCGGTGTACCCGTAAAGCTTGGCAGCAGGGGCGTCGAAGATATCATCGAAATCGAACTGACCGAGGAGGAAAAAGCCGCCTTGAAAAAGTCGGCCGATGCGGTACAGGGTCTCAAGGAAGATCTTAAGAAACTATCCTAAAATAATAACCTTTCCCTGCCTTTTTCAAGGCCGGGAAAGGTTATTTTGAAAGCCTCTCTTTCACGTTACGGGCCACTTTCCCGGGGACGCCGGGAACGCCTGCGATTTCCTCCAGGCTGGCCTCCCGGATGCCTTGCACCGAGCCGAAGCGGCGCAGCAGCAGGCGCTTGCGTTGTCTGCCCACGCCCTCGATGTCGTCCAGGACGGACGCCATGAAGTCCCTTCCGCGGCGCCTACGGTGGAAACCGATGGCAAAACGGTGGGCTTCATCCCGTATTTTCTGCAGAAAAAGCAATGCGTCGCGGTCCTGCCTGAAAACGACCGGGTTCATGCGCCCGGGCTTGTAAATTTTATCGACCGTCTCCCCCCGGTCCCTGTCCATTTTGGCGATGCCGATGACATCGAAAGCCCCCGCCAACCCCAGGCCGCCGAGGACGTCAACGGCGATGTTGAGCTGCCCTTTCCCGCCGTCTACCATCAACAGGTCCGGAAACGGGTCCCGGCTCGTACTGCCTGTGAACCGCCGGGTGAGCACCTCCGCCATGTAGGCATAGTCGTCGTTCCGTTTGGGGGTCTTGATCTTGAATGAACGGTAATTCCGTTTCGACGGTTGACCCTTATTGAAAACAACCATTCCCGACACGGGCGCGTCTCCGTAAATGCTTGAGTTGTCGAAACATTCAATGCGGTCGGGGAAATGTCTCAGACCGAGGCGTTGCTGAAGTCGGGCGAGAATATCCTGCTCCGCAACGGCGGCATTCAGGAAATCCGCCAGTTTCGCGGCTGCATTCTCCCCGGCCAGTTGCATCAACCGCCGTTTTTCGCCTCTCAGGGGGCAGTGGACCGTCACCTTTCCGCCCCTGAGCCCGCCGAGCATCGCTGCGACCGAGTTATCCTTTTCCAGCGGACACGAGATCAGCACTTCGGGTGGGATGTAATGGGCCCTCTGGTAATACTGCCCGATGAAGGTTTCCAGCACTTCCGGCTCGGTGGACACGGTTTCTTCGAATTCGAAATGCCTTCCCCCCAGGATAACCCCCCCGCGAACGAAGAGCAGCATGATGACGAATGTTCCTTCACCCTCGCAGACGGCGATCACGTCCCTGTCCTTCAGGTCGGTGGAAACGATGGCCTGTTTTTCCAGCGTTTTTTCAAGAGCGAATATTTTGTCGCGCAAAACCGCCGCTTCCTCGAAGCGCCGTTCACGGGCAGCGCACGCCATATCTTCCTTCAACCTTCGGACCAGGTCGGGTGTTCTTCCGTTCAGAAAAAGAACGACCTCATCCACCAGGTTTTTATAACGAATCTTAGAGACCTGCATGCAGCAGGGCGCCATGCAGGCCTGCATTTGAAAATGGAGGCAGGGGCGGTGCCTGATGTTGAACTCTTTGTCTTTGCATTTCCGGAGCATGAAGGTCCGATTGACGATTTTAAGCGTCTGGCGTACCGCACCGGCAGAAGCGTATGGCCCGAAATATTTTGCGCCGTCCCTGTTTATGCGACGCACGATCTGGAGGTTGGGATAGGGATGCTGCAGGTTCAAACGCAGCAGCGGATAGCGTTTGTCGTCCTTCAAGACGACATTGTAGCGCGGTTTGTACCTTCTGATCAGGTTGGCTTCGAGGATGAGCGCCTCTTTCTCCGTTGCCGTCACCACTGTTTCGAACGAGGCGATGTTGTCCACGAGGGCCCGCGTTTTGGGGTCGCTCGGCCCCGACTTCCTGAAATAGGCGGGCAGCCGCTTTCTCAGATTGGCGGCTTTGCCCACATACAGTACCCGGTTGCCCGCATTCTTCATGAGATAGACGCCCGGGCGCCGGGGGACTTGCCGCAGCAGATCCTGAATTGTGTCGCTGAGCGTGTCTTGATCGTCTGTCATGAAATGTCGATTCCTTCCTTATCAAGAAGACCGGAAGGCGAGACGGTTTTAAACAACCCGCTATTATTCTGACCAATTAACTTTCTCACCGCTTCCAATGTAGTGCAGGGATTTATCCCTGCCGCTTCTCCGACACCAGTCCGCCGGCTACCGGCCGCAAATTCTAACCTTTTTTACCTTCTGATCTTCTTCCCCGCTTGCCGAAGCTCCGCGATGCGGTCTCTCAGCAAAGCGGCGCGCTCGAAGGCCAGCGCCGCCGCCGCCGCCGCCATCTCCTTTTCCAGTGCCTCGACAATGCCCTCCACGTCGTCGAGGTCTTCATAAATCGTCTTCGGTTCCGCCACCTTGTCGACCGTTACGTAGTCGGCTTCGTAAACGGATTCGAAAATTTCGGACACCTCTTTCTTGATGGTTTCCGGCGTTATGTCGTGGCGGATGTTGTAGGCCTGCTGAATTTGGCGCCGCCGTTTGGTTTCATCGATGGCGAGCTGCATGGAAGGGGTAATGTCATCGGCGTACATGATCACCGTGCCGTTCACGTTTCTGGCCGCTCTGCCGCAGGTCTGCACCAGCGACCTCGTGGAGCGCAGGAAACCTTCCTTGTCGGCGTCCAGGATCGCTACCAGCGACACCTCCGGGATGTCCAGACCTTCCCGCAGCAAATTGATGCCGATGAGCACATCGAACTCACCGTTGCGCAGATCCCTGATAATTTCCATGCGCTCCATGGTGTTGATGTCGGCATGCAGATACCGGACCTTTACGGCCAGATCGGCATAGTATTCACAAAGGTCTTCGGCCATACGTTTGGTAAGCGTCGTCACCAGGACCCTTTCCCCGGCGCGCTCCCGGCCGCGTATCTCGTTCAGGAGATCGTCCACCTGGCTTGCCGCCTTGCGAACCTGGATTTCCGGGTCGAGGAGGCCTGTCGGACGAACGATCTGCTCGACCACGGCCACCCCTCTTCTGCCCAGTTCGTAATCGGCGGGAGTTGCCGAAACGTACACCACCTGCTGCATGCGCGCCTCGATCTCTTCAAACTTGAGCGGACGGTTGTCGAGTGCGGAAGGGAGGCGAAAGCCGTATTCCACCAGCGTCTGTTTCCGTGAGCGGTCACCCTTGTACATAGCACGCAACTGGGGCACGGCAATGTGACTCTCATCGATGAATATGAGAAATTTGCCGCTGAAGTAATCCATCAGCGTGGGGGGGGGGTCCCCGGGCAGGCGACCCGTGAAGTGGCGTGAATAGTTCTCTATTCCATTGCAGTAGCCGATCTCCTGCAGCATCTCGAGATCGAAATTCGTGCGCTCTTCTATGCGTTGCGCTTCGATCAGTTTACGGTTTTCGCGAAAAAGGGCGACGCGTTCCTTGAGCTCCTCCAGGATAGTGCCTACGGCACGCCGGCGCGTTCTGGCCTGGGAAACGTAGTGGCTTGCCGGAAATAGCACCATGCGTTTCAGATGCCTTTTCAAGCTGCCTTTCAGCGCGTCGATTTCCGCTATCGATTCCACCAGATCACCGAAAAAATCGACACGCAGGGCCCTGTTTTCCTCATAGGCGGGAAAGATTTCCACCCGGTCGCCCCTTACCCTGAACGTTCCGCGGTGAAAATCAATGTCGTTTCTTTCATACTGCATGGCGACAAGGTCGCCCAGCAGCTTTTCGCGAACCAGCTCCGAACCTTCCTCGATTTCCACGCGCATGGAAAGATAGTCCTCGGGCTCTCCCAGTCCGAAAATGCAGGAAACGCTGGCAACCACGATGACGTCCTGCCGGGTGAGCACCGAACGGGTGGCCGAGTGCCTCAGCTTGTCGATCATTTCGTTGATGGATGAATCTTTCTGGATATACGTGTCGCTGGATGGAATGTAGGCCTCGGGCTGGTAATAGTCGTAGTACGACACGAAAAACTCGACCGCATTTTCGGGAAATAACAATTTGAACTCGTTGTACAACTGTGCCGCCAGGGTTTTGTTGGGCGCGATGACGAGCGTCGGCAGGTTCACCCGGCTGATGACCTGAGCCATGGAAAAGGTCTTGCCCGAACCGGTTACGCCAAGGAGCACCTGGCACCGTTTTCCATTATGAATGTTGCGGCTGAGCTTGTCGATGGCTTGCGGCTGATCGCCCTGCGGCGTAAAATCGGAAACAATTTTAAAAGCGGACGGCATATGCGGGTCGGTTTTCTCCGGCGGCAAATTTAAACCTAAATTGAGCGATTTTCAGGTTTGCCGCAGATGCAAGGAAAATGTTGTTTCGCTAAATTTGAAACGCTCAACGTAGGTTAAAAACAGATGGCTGCGCCCCGTGGGCGCAGGCATCTATTTTTCGACTTTCCAGACGGCACCGTCGGGGCGGTCTTCGACAACCACGTTCATGGCCGCAAGGCGGTCGCGGATTTCATCGGCTTTGGGCCAGTTTTTTTCACGGCGGGCGGCCGCACGTTCACGAATCAGTTCCTCGACCAGGCCGGC
This sequence is a window from Deltaproteobacteria bacterium. Protein-coding genes within it:
- the mdh gene encoding malate dehydrogenase, which produces MDKKVSVVGAGNVGATVAQRLAEKELCDVVLVDIVEGVPQGKALDLTEAAPVEKHDAKLTGTNGYDETAGSDIVIITAGIPRKPGMSRDDLISTNAGIMKSVTKEIAARSPEAVLIVVSNPLDAMCHVAYEASGFPKNRVIGMAGVLDSARFRAFIAMELNVSVENTHAFVLGGHGDTMVPLPRYSTVAGIPITELMPEERIKALVERTANGGAEIVGLLKTGSAYYAPASAAVEMAESILKDKKKILPCAAYLDGQYGFKDLFIGVPVKLGSRGVEDIIEIELTEEEKAALKKSADAVQGLKEDLKKLS
- a CDS encoding ParB N-terminal domain-containing protein — its product is MDWKTIDADLACIDVRDSTYRITTARKIEPLAASIGVTGLLNAPLIAPSGRERYIVVAGFRRVEACRLLKMQRIAARCMHADTPPGRLAEIAVADNTGQRPLNLVESSRALRLLRHHIQDERRFGEVCRKLGLPMNPSMAAKVAGICQMADPIQEAVLKGVVTLTCALELDSLGRDTGATLATLFVDLHCSQSTQREILANLREISARDDIDVYGLLQDPRLQELITASDEDRNLRLQKVRNHFRTKRYPRLSLAEKQFLETTRTLSLGDNIRLQAPAGFESGEYLFKLRVSTMADMRACIGSLERTLENPSLKKILKQ
- the uvrC gene encoding excinuclease ABC subunit UvrC is translated as MTDDQDTLSDTIQDLLRQVPRRPGVYLMKNAGNRVLYVGKAANLRKRLPAYFRKSGPSDPKTRALVDNIASFETVVTATEKEALILEANLIRRYKPRYNVVLKDDKRYPLLRLNLQHPYPNLQIVRRINRDGAKYFGPYASAGAVRQTLKIVNRTFMLRKCKDKEFNIRHRPCLHFQMQACMAPCCMQVSKIRYKNLVDEVVLFLNGRTPDLVRRLKEDMACAARERRFEEAAVLRDKIFALEKTLEKQAIVSTDLKDRDVIAVCEGEGTFVIMLLFVRGGVILGGRHFEFEETVSTEPEVLETFIGQYYQRAHYIPPEVLISCPLEKDNSVAAMLGGLRGGKVTVHCPLRGEKRRLMQLAGENAAAKLADFLNAAVAEQDILARLQQRLGLRHFPDRIECFDNSSIYGDAPVSGMVVFNKGQPSKRNYRSFKIKTPKRNDDYAYMAEVLTRRFTGSTSRDPFPDLLMVDGGKGQLNIAVDVLGGLGLAGAFDVIGIAKMDRDRGETVDKIYKPGRMNPVVFRQDRDALLFLQKIRDEAHRFAIGFHRRRRGRDFMASVLDDIEGVGRQRKRLLLRRFGSVQGIREASLEEIAGVPGVPGKVARNVKERLSK
- a CDS encoding PilZ domain-containing protein produces the protein MQMEENRKYKRIDSTNLLNYVCLDEEGEAFAQGMGRTLNVSESGILLETHAPLDPKTVVSLTIGMEEELVDLKGTTVYSKRNEEGSYETGIEFLEIQTAELEALQKFIEDFEK
- a CDS encoding phosphoribosylaminoimidazolesuccinocarboxamide synthase, with protein sequence MEPALMETDFPDLKLVKRGKVRDMYDLGDTLLMVMSDRISAFDVIMPNPVPGKGKVLTQISLFWFEAMRPLIDNHLVSSDVEAYPAECRPYAEDLFERSMIVRKAEPLPIECVVRGYISGSGWKSYRENGDICGIKLPEGLTESDRLPEPIFTPSTKEELGQHDINIDFAAAAELVGGDMAERVKRLSIDIYKKGAAMADEKGIIIADTKFEFGLIDGELILIDEVLTPDSSRFWPKDEYAPGGPQKSYDKQYLRDYLLSIEWDRNPPAPSLPDNVIDNTIKKYREALTQLTGR
- the uvrB gene encoding excinuclease ABC subunit UvrB gives rise to the protein MPSAFKIVSDFTPQGDQPQAIDKLSRNIHNGKRCQVLLGVTGSGKTFSMAQVISRVNLPTLVIAPNKTLAAQLYNEFKLLFPENAVEFFVSYYDYYQPEAYIPSSDTYIQKDSSINEMIDKLRHSATRSVLTRQDVIVVASVSCIFGLGEPEDYLSMRVEIEEGSELVREKLLGDLVAMQYERNDIDFHRGTFRVRGDRVEIFPAYEENRALRVDFFGDLVESIAEIDALKGSLKRHLKRMVLFPASHYVSQARTRRRAVGTILEELKERVALFRENRKLIEAQRIEERTNFDLEMLQEIGYCNGIENYSRHFTGRLPGDPPPTLMDYFSGKFLIFIDESHIAVPQLRAMYKGDRSRKQTLVEYGFRLPSALDNRPLKFEEIEARMQQVVYVSATPADYELGRRGVAVVEQIVRPTGLLDPEIQVRKAASQVDDLLNEIRGRERAGERVLVTTLTKRMAEDLCEYYADLAVKVRYLHADINTMERMEIIRDLRNGEFDVLIGINLLREGLDIPEVSLVAILDADKEGFLRSTRSLVQTCGRAARNVNGTVIMYADDITPSMQLAIDETKRRRQIQQAYNIRHDITPETIKKEVSEIFESVYEADYVTVDKVAEPKTIYEDLDDVEGIVEALEKEMAAAAAALAFERAALLRDRIAELRQAGKKIRR
- a CDS encoding GTPase domain-containing protein, yielding MAIFNLKKREIECKIVYYGPGRGGKTTNLEYIFKTFRKQVTGEMVSINTEGDRTLFFDFLPMGLGKIKGCEIKVQLYTVPGQVQYSSTRKLVLRGVDGVVFVADSLEVRREKNMISLKDLQGNLKEYGLNIFKVPLVLQYNKRDLGDQGIPIMPVEKMDLDLNRQLKVPSFPGSALKGDGVGVALKECMKLTLKSLQKELKWAQ
- a CDS encoding cyclic nucleotide-binding domain-containing protein; this translates as MENTTVLKGNLKFLNLGDIMQLLGSNGSSGILRIHSPYSPEPGVVYIEKGNPINASAGVLAGLDGLYSLFGWTEGEFEFSEERISVEKAINRSRMGIILDSLKMLDDGDIVRLGQETSRGDSQGEIIDDSGLPRISGPMVDYTYVVDEEGFYDGETIIEEGKHGNWIWVILEGVIEIIKETPKGPLSIIRVSNGSFVGSLSSFLVKDHARNASARSVGNVQLGVLDSQRLSQEYARMSPEFRAIIMSLDKRLKQVTNRVVAYHNKGIDIEAFIKDRQKVMRQGDVENRLFRIQRGIVNIVQQDNDRYLPLVSLGRDDYFGAFPFIDMGHEPGKAAVLASKDLKVVSVDADECQAEYESISSTFKNIIENVATCISVTTGVAQRMQSKG